Genomic segment of Candidatus Cloacimonadota bacterium:
TTATCCAATATTTTTTACAAAATATTTTGTTCAATTTTAATGGCAAGTAATAAAAAAAAATTATATTTTCAACAAAGAAAAAATTAATGTATTGACAATAAACAGACGAATTTATCAGCTGCACTATGTGTATGACGGTGATGAAAATCTAAGGATTGCCAAGCAGTTATTAGTATCTTTTGAAAAGTTAATACACAGGGAATTTATTCCCAATATAAATTAGAGGAGTAGTACATGTTGGAAGGAACTGTTAAATGGTTCAATGAAAGTAAAGGTTTTGGATTTATTTCTGGAGAAGACGGACAAGATTATTTTGTGCACCACACAAATATAAATTCTTCAGGATTCAAAACACTTGCTGAAGGCGAAAAAGTACAGTTTGAATCAGAACAATCTGATAAAGGACTTAGAGCGATAAACGTTTCTAAAATATAACGTATTTTGATTCGCACATAAGCCCCGATTTTTCGGGGCTTTTTTTTATTTAAATTTTATTATCTATTACTTCCAGCTGAATTTCAGATCTTCTTCGGGATAGAAATTGAATGCAGTCAGTTGATATTCTTTACCTCTTCCTTCTTCATTTTCTAAAGAGATAAGATTATAATTGCAGTGTGCAACAGCAAAACCTTCCGGCAAATGAAGATTGATCTTACAACTTTCCAATGGTTTTTTCCAAGATTTGGTGGTTTCTAAAATGTATTTGTAGGAATTTCGGGGAGGTTTCTGCAGAAAAACTATCTCAAACTCCAATTCATCCTTTCCTTCGAAAAACAGTTCCAGAGTTACTTGTTTGGGATTGTTCAAATGCTGAGAAACATTCTCTATTTCTGCTCCATTTACCATCATCTTCTTGATCT
This window contains:
- a CDS encoding cold-shock protein: MLEGTVKWFNESKGFGFISGEDGQDYFVHHTNINSSGFKTLAEGEKVQFESEQSDKGLRAINVSKI